The proteins below are encoded in one region of Paenibacillus sp. YYML68:
- a CDS encoding DEAD/DEAH box helicase, with the protein MNRLTGKVASMNELLELVRATPEMMSQVTYWHTIPAREGRYECFPEQLLPQLADALRARGVSQLYTHQAEAFRRVQEGRHVVAVTPTASGKTLCYNLPVVQGILQDESARALYLFPTKALAQDQVAELQELATTMEADLKTHTYDGDTPPTVRQAIRNAGHIVVTNPDMLHSAILPHHTKWVKLFENIKYIVIDEVHAYRGVFGSHVANVIRRLKRICRFYGSNPQFICASATIDNPKEHAERLIGEECALVNNNGAPSGEKHFVFYNPPVVNEQLGIRKSSVLETRKLAGLLLKQGIQTIVFARSRVRVEILLTYLQELVAHELGPKTIRGYRGGYLPQLRREIERGLRNGEIRGVVSTNALELGIDIGQLQACVLNGYPGTIASTWQQSGRAGRRQESSITFMVASSNPLDQYVIQNPQFFFERPPERALIEPDNLIILVDHVKCAAYELPFEENEQFGGETLKDILEFLVEERILHRVKSRWHWMEQSFPAHDISLRSAAQENFIIIDRTNGSRVLGEVDRFSAPTLIHEEAIYLHEGVQFQVEKLDYEEKKAYVRQVDVDYFTDANLAVQLKVLHVMREADGFGLTRQFGEVTVNAKATIFKKIKLNTHENIGSGPIHLPEEELHTSSYWFSIHDELAATMSVNDMQFALLGLSNVLVHIAPLYLMCDPLDIRVVAQVKALHNKKPTIFFYDRYPGGVGLSERLYEVHGELLAEARRLISSCGCLSGCPACVGPIEEVGLMGKQLAMQLLTASDGGVR; encoded by the coding sequence GTGAACCGATTAACCGGCAAGGTAGCTTCCATGAACGAACTGCTCGAGCTTGTTCGAGCAACACCCGAAATGATGAGCCAGGTTACGTACTGGCATACGATACCCGCCCGTGAAGGGCGCTATGAGTGCTTTCCTGAACAGCTGCTGCCGCAGCTTGCGGATGCGCTGAGGGCGCGCGGCGTTAGCCAGCTGTACACGCATCAGGCGGAGGCGTTCCGACGGGTGCAGGAGGGACGGCACGTCGTGGCGGTGACGCCGACCGCGTCTGGCAAGACGCTATGCTATAACTTACCTGTCGTTCAAGGCATTCTGCAGGACGAGAGTGCGCGGGCGCTTTATTTATTCCCGACGAAGGCGCTCGCTCAGGATCAGGTGGCCGAGCTGCAGGAGCTAGCCACGACGATGGAGGCTGATCTGAAGACGCACACGTATGATGGCGATACACCGCCTACAGTGCGTCAGGCGATCCGCAATGCAGGTCACATCGTCGTGACGAACCCGGACATGCTGCATTCGGCGATTTTGCCGCATCATACGAAGTGGGTCAAGCTGTTCGAGAATATCAAGTATATTGTGATCGACGAGGTGCACGCCTATCGGGGTGTATTCGGCAGCCATGTGGCGAACGTCATCCGCAGGCTGAAGCGCATATGCCGCTTCTATGGCTCGAATCCGCAGTTCATATGTGCATCAGCGACGATAGATAATCCGAAGGAGCATGCGGAGCGATTGATCGGCGAGGAATGTGCGCTAGTGAATAACAACGGTGCACCGTCCGGTGAGAAGCACTTTGTCTTCTATAATCCGCCTGTTGTCAATGAGCAGCTCGGCATTCGGAAGAGCAGCGTACTCGAGACGCGCAAGCTCGCCGGTCTGCTGCTCAAGCAAGGCATTCAGACAATAGTATTCGCACGCAGTCGGGTACGCGTCGAGATCTTGCTCACCTACTTGCAGGAGCTGGTCGCGCATGAGCTTGGTCCGAAGACGATCCGCGGCTATCGGGGCGGTTATTTACCGCAGCTGCGTCGAGAGATTGAGCGGGGCTTGCGCAATGGTGAAATTCGCGGCGTCGTGAGCACGAATGCACTTGAGCTTGGCATCGACATCGGACAGCTGCAGGCGTGCGTACTGAACGGGTATCCTGGCACGATTGCGAGCACCTGGCAGCAGTCGGGCCGCGCGGGAAGGCGACAGGAGAGCTCAATTACGTTCATGGTTGCGAGCAGCAATCCGTTGGATCAATATGTGATCCAGAATCCGCAATTTTTTTTCGAGCGGCCGCCTGAGCGTGCGCTGATCGAGCCGGACAACCTGATCATATTGGTCGATCATGTGAAATGCGCAGCATACGAGCTCCCGTTCGAGGAGAACGAGCAGTTCGGTGGAGAGACGCTGAAGGATATATTGGAGTTTCTGGTGGAGGAGCGCATCCTTCATCGGGTGAAATCTCGCTGGCACTGGATGGAGCAGTCGTTCCCGGCGCATGACATTAGTCTTCGCTCCGCCGCTCAGGAGAACTTCATCATTATTGACAGGACGAACGGCTCGAGAGTGCTCGGTGAGGTCGACCGATTCAGTGCGCCGACGCTTATTCATGAGGAAGCGATCTACTTGCACGAGGGTGTGCAATTTCAGGTCGAGAAGCTCGATTATGAGGAGAAGAAGGCGTACGTTCGGCAGGTAGATGTCGATTACTTTACAGACGCCAATCTCGCCGTGCAGCTGAAGGTGCTTCATGTGATGCGTGAGGCGGACGGCTTCGGCTTGACCCGGCAATTCGGCGAGGTGACGGTGAACGCGAAGGCGACGATTTTTAAGAAAATCAAGCTCAATACGCACGAGAACATCGGTTCAGGTCCTATTCATCTGCCTGAGGAGGAGCTGCATACGAGCTCATACTGGTTCTCTATCCATGACGAGCTCGCGGCGACGATGTCGGTGAATGACATGCAGTTCGCCCTGCTCGGGCTGTCGAACGTGCTCGTGCACATTGCGCCGCTGTATCTCATGTGTGACCCTCTCGATATTCGTGTTGTGGCACAGGTGAAGGCGCTGCACAACAAGAAGCCGACGATCTTCTTCTATGATCGTTATCCGGGTGGAGTTGGTCTAAGTGAGCGGCTGTATGAGGTTCACGGTGAGCTGCTTGCAGAGGCACGGCGTCTCATCTCATCGTGTGGCTGCCTCAGCGGCTGTCCTGCTTGCGTCGGGCCGATCGAGGAGGTCGGATTGATGGGGAAGCAGCTCGCCATGCAGCTGCTCACCGCCTCTGACGGAGGTGTGCGATGA
- a CDS encoding ribonuclease H-like domain-containing protein: MSSLRDRLQRHLKPNGRTEERENSSTATEGEADIVQQVNLADASDPEALGWAALGAVLQPGEHGDFVMRRLRFPLDHRHGVAELGELAGRGDALQRLLSAPKRTTARRTSIAPPSSRAAAANTTAATQGVSVELRPPSEDVQTPTYTNVSKLLFIDTETTGLGQGAGNVPFMVGIGFYEEDHFMIEQMLIRHPGEEASMLEYLQTKLVERPVLISYNGKSFDWPIVRNRFIMNRVPLPAEPQGHIDFLYPSRSLWRHTLASCRLGQVESDRLGVLREDDVPGSMAPVLYFQYLAERDPNVLAGVFRHNEWDVLTLAGLAIHFAKLLEGETDWRHIQSFGREEWYRYGLWLDKIGLEDAAVWTMEALSEDYMVNSYMDEARVATVDQAGGVGHMLPLARFFKKRKRYDVAVPLWKLAMERAAHSRTASLEPYVELSIYYERQMKQPHTALEYAERALDVLWRRQSLQRLGTARTAAPTKEQQELEKRLARLRQRVFQGEKQ; the protein is encoded by the coding sequence ATGAGCTCGCTGCGCGACCGATTGCAGCGTCATCTGAAGCCGAACGGGCGGACGGAGGAGCGAGAGAACAGCAGCACAGCGACAGAGGGTGAAGCGGATATTGTGCAGCAGGTGAATCTTGCTGATGCTTCCGATCCCGAAGCGCTAGGATGGGCGGCACTTGGCGCTGTGCTGCAGCCGGGTGAGCATGGCGACTTCGTCATGCGCCGTCTGCGGTTCCCGCTCGACCATCGGCACGGTGTGGCCGAGCTTGGGGAGCTTGCGGGGCGAGGGGATGCACTGCAGCGGCTTCTCTCAGCTCCGAAGCGGACAACAGCGCGCAGAACGAGCATCGCACCGCCTTCGAGCCGAGCCGCGGCCGCGAATACGACCGCTGCTACGCAAGGAGTAAGCGTCGAGCTGCGTCCTCCATCAGAAGACGTACAGACGCCGACGTATACGAATGTGAGTAAGCTGCTGTTCATCGATACCGAGACGACTGGGCTCGGTCAAGGTGCAGGCAATGTGCCGTTTATGGTCGGCATCGGTTTTTATGAGGAGGACCACTTTATGATCGAGCAGATGCTCATTCGCCATCCAGGGGAAGAGGCGTCTATGCTCGAATACCTCCAGACGAAGCTGGTGGAGCGCCCTGTTCTCATCTCCTATAACGGCAAGTCGTTCGACTGGCCGATTGTTCGCAATCGGTTCATCATGAATCGGGTGCCGTTGCCGGCTGAGCCACAGGGCCATATTGACTTCTTGTACCCGTCTCGCAGCTTGTGGAGACATACGCTGGCATCGTGCCGTCTCGGACAGGTGGAGTCAGATCGGCTCGGCGTCTTGCGTGAGGACGACGTGCCCGGCTCGATGGCCCCAGTGCTGTACTTTCAATATTTAGCTGAGAGAGACCCGAATGTGCTCGCGGGTGTGTTCCGCCATAACGAGTGGGATGTGCTGACGCTCGCGGGGCTGGCGATACATTTTGCGAAGCTGCTGGAGGGTGAGACGGATTGGCGGCACATTCAGTCGTTCGGGCGCGAGGAATGGTACCGATACGGATTGTGGCTCGATAAGATTGGTCTAGAGGATGCTGCCGTGTGGACGATGGAGGCGCTCAGCGAGGATTATATGGTGAATTCATATATGGACGAAGCCCGTGTGGCGACCGTGGATCAAGCTGGCGGTGTCGGTCATATGCTGCCGTTGGCTCGATTTTTTAAGAAAAGAAAACGTTATGACGTCGCCGTCCCTCTGTGGAAGCTCGCGATGGAGCGTGCTGCGCATTCCCGCACCGCCTCGCTCGAGCCGTACGTGGAGCTGTCGATCTATTACGAGCGGCAGATGAAGCAGCCTCATACTGCTCTAGAGTACGCCGAGCGCGCGCTCGACGTTCTGTGGAGACGTCAGTCGCTGCAACGGCTCGGTACGGCAAGGACGGCGGCTCCGACGAAGGAGCAGCAGGAGCTGGAGAAGCGGCTTGCCCGACTGCGACAGCGGGTATTTCAAGGCGAGAAGCAGTAG
- a CDS encoding Fpg/Nei family DNA glycosylase has protein sequence MPELPEMENYRQLLSSLIVNRLITGTEVTRAKSINVEPDRFDRLLRGQTVRSMGRRAKHLLFHMASGDTLVLHLMLGGVMFYGTMEEKPDRTVQVRISYGDFHLFFIGLRLGYLHVVEPGQLQTMMAKLGPEPFDPSLDQQRFGELLGGRRGTLKSCLVDQGFISGIGNCYSDEICFDAGLQPGRAPRSLSMDERQRLFDSMRRVLSVATDEGGYMDMPLYAGDMLTGGYDKQCRVYDREGQPCVRCGATIVRADVSSKKSFCCIQCQH, from the coding sequence ATGCCGGAGCTTCCCGAAATGGAAAATTACCGTCAGCTGCTCAGCAGTCTCATCGTAAACCGACTCATTACCGGGACAGAGGTGACGCGGGCGAAGTCGATTAATGTGGAGCCGGATCGATTCGATCGGCTGCTTAGAGGGCAAACGGTGCGCAGTATGGGCCGAAGGGCGAAGCACCTGCTGTTCCATATGGCATCAGGCGATACGCTCGTGCTCCATCTGATGCTCGGCGGCGTCATGTTCTACGGGACTATGGAAGAGAAGCCTGACCGGACGGTGCAGGTGCGTATCAGCTACGGTGACTTTCATCTATTTTTCATCGGGCTGCGGCTCGGCTATTTGCACGTCGTGGAGCCTGGCCAGCTGCAGACTATGATGGCTAAGCTCGGACCGGAGCCGTTCGATCCTTCGCTCGATCAGCAGCGCTTCGGGGAGCTGCTCGGCGGGCGCCGCGGGACGCTGAAGAGCTGCCTTGTCGACCAAGGCTTCATCTCAGGCATCGGCAACTGCTATAGCGACGAAATCTGCTTCGACGCGGGGCTGCAGCCGGGCAGAGCGCCGCGCAGCTTGTCCATGGATGAGCGACAGAGGCTGTTCGACTCGATGCGGCGCGTACTGTCCGTGGCCACCGACGAGGGAGGATATATGGACATGCCGTTATATGCTGGCGATATGCTAACAGGAGGCTATGACAAGCAGTGCCGTGTCTACGACCGCGAGGGACAGCCATGCGTGAGATGCGGCGCGACAATTGTGAGAGCGGACGTCTCCTCGAAGAAATCGTTCTGCTGCATCCAGTGTCAGCATTGA
- a CDS encoding deoxyribonuclease IV, with product MNFGCHISIRNGYLDAAKTAVRLGAKAYQYFPKNPRSFSVKTFQRADAAACADYCRKQGIRSIGHTPYPTNMAADHGELRAATVASLRNDLDIADACGSVGIIVHFGKYRGQHPLQGYQNIIQCLNEVLTGYEGEARLLIENQAGEGTVMGTTLEELVQVRRLCERPDKVGFCFDTCHAFACGLWPQQPDGWLELEQQMVDTHYWDHLHAIHLNDSVYPRGAGKDRHASIGKGEMGEALFVPLLQSERLKAKGNIPVVLETPVQRGATHETEIRYIWELSER from the coding sequence ATGAACTTCGGCTGCCATATCAGTATTCGCAACGGCTACCTCGATGCAGCGAAGACAGCTGTCAGGCTTGGAGCTAAGGCGTATCAATATTTTCCGAAAAATCCGCGCAGCTTTTCCGTCAAGACGTTCCAGCGTGCTGACGCGGCAGCGTGCGCCGACTATTGCCGTAAGCAGGGCATCCGCTCGATCGGGCATACGCCGTATCCGACGAACATGGCGGCTGATCACGGAGAGCTGCGGGCTGCGACGGTTGCGTCGCTTCGCAACGATCTCGACATTGCCGATGCGTGCGGCTCGGTCGGGATTATTGTTCATTTTGGCAAATATCGAGGACAACACCCGTTACAAGGCTATCAAAATATTATACAATGCTTAAATGAGGTGCTGACCGGCTACGAGGGAGAAGCGAGGCTGCTGATCGAGAATCAGGCCGGAGAAGGGACCGTTATGGGGACGACGCTCGAGGAGCTTGTCCAGGTGAGACGTCTGTGCGAGCGTCCGGACAAGGTCGGATTCTGCTTCGATACGTGTCATGCCTTCGCCTGCGGCCTATGGCCTCAGCAGCCAGATGGCTGGCTCGAGCTGGAGCAACAGATGGTGGACACGCACTATTGGGACCATCTGCATGCGATTCACCTGAACGACTCCGTCTACCCGCGAGGTGCGGGCAAGGATCGGCATGCCTCCATCGGTAAAGGGGAGATGGGTGAGGCGCTCTTCGTTCCGCTGCTGCAATCCGAACGGCTGAAGGCGAAGGGGAATATACCTGTCGTACTGGAAACTCCTGTGCAGCGCGGCGCAACGCACGAGACTGAGATTCGTTACATATGGGAGCTGAGCGAGCGATGA
- a CDS encoding cyclic-phosphate processing receiver domain-containing protein, whose translation MIHVYLDDWRKPPASFTLASTADECLLLLNECDVDVLSLDYDLGWNAPNGFEVVRGMLLSGRFARRIYLHTSSDVGRRRMYEALYAGKPEHVELHNGPTPDELLLQLAKGRV comes from the coding sequence ATGATTCACGTATATTTGGACGATTGGCGGAAGCCTCCAGCCAGCTTCACGTTGGCGAGCACAGCGGACGAATGTCTGCTGCTGCTGAACGAATGCGACGTAGACGTGCTGTCGCTGGATTACGACCTTGGGTGGAACGCTCCGAACGGGTTCGAGGTCGTACGCGGTATGCTCCTGTCGGGAAGGTTCGCAAGGCGAATCTACCTCCACACGTCCAGCGACGTGGGACGCCGTCGCATGTATGAAGCGCTGTACGCAGGCAAGCCGGAGCATGTCGAGCTGCATAACGGACCGACGCCTGACGAGCTGCTGCTTCAGCTTGCGAAGGGTCGCGTATAA
- a CDS encoding ABC transporter ATP-binding protein — MVSMRNIHFIRDHRHILSEVELEIKQGEHWIILGRNGSGKTTLLELMNGYQFPSRGKVRVLGNPYGECDVREVRKRIGYISQSLYEKLNPADLVWEVVATGEFGFLRFYESIPPGVQERSLDKLRELRLLHLADQPIGSLSQGERKKVMLARSLMTNPSLLVMDEPCSGLDILERERLLEFIQELAGQGRTIVYVTHHLEEITSLFTHVLLVEEGRIVAAGPKRDVLTAEHVSQAFQVQVSLDWFQDRPWMKVIG, encoded by the coding sequence ATTGTATCGATGCGAAATATTCATTTTATAAGAGATCATCGTCATATCTTGAGTGAGGTTGAACTAGAGATTAAGCAAGGAGAGCATTGGATCATCTTGGGACGTAACGGCTCAGGTAAGACGACGCTGCTCGAGCTCATGAACGGCTACCAGTTCCCATCGCGGGGCAAGGTGCGGGTGCTCGGCAATCCGTACGGCGAGTGCGACGTGCGCGAGGTGCGCAAGAGGATCGGCTACATCAGCCAATCGCTGTATGAGAAGCTGAACCCGGCTGACCTCGTCTGGGAGGTCGTTGCGACAGGGGAGTTCGGCTTCCTCCGCTTCTACGAGTCGATACCGCCTGGCGTTCAGGAGCGGTCGCTCGATAAGCTTCGCGAGCTGCGGCTGTTGCATCTGGCGGATCAGCCGATCGGCAGCTTGTCTCAGGGAGAACGTAAGAAGGTGATGCTGGCGAGATCGCTGATGACGAATCCGTCGCTGCTTGTGATGGATGAGCCTTGCTCGGGGCTTGATATTCTCGAGCGCGAGCGGTTGCTTGAATTTATTCAGGAGCTGGCGGGGCAAGGCCGTACGATTGTGTATGTTACTCATCATCTCGAGGAAATTACGTCGCTGTTCACCCACGTCCTGCTTGTGGAGGAAGGTCGCATCGTGGCGGCAGGCCCGAAGCGTGACGTGCTGACAGCAGAGCATGTCTCTCAGGCGTTCCAGGTGCAGGTAAGTCTGGACTGGTTCCAGGACCGACCGTGGATGAAGGTGATTGGATGA
- a CDS encoding SAM-dependent methyltransferase: MSRSLFVCTSNRGYAQQAQEELRRLIGADCRFGWLAPGETFTLETGSDHETVLRLVNDNEPIFLRHLFPATVHVEWSGRVEEAASAVRTLLAQGGASLVAGANVAVQARKPEGESGLPAPSELKAELDALLEREAGSVPVVRNADWVLSIYMTGQSLYTGLARPEQQLSDWPGGAVRYRREDGQISRAKFKLLEAEQSFGLDLAQYSSALDVGAAPGGWTSLLLERGLAVTAVDPAKLDPSLVGHPRLTYIGKTADAVQFADGQFDLFVCDMSWSPRQMTKLVKSLLPSLQAGGTAIITVKLMHKKAFQTIREVVEDLSEELALQKAKQLFHNREELTLFFIRK; encoded by the coding sequence ATGAGCAGGTCGTTGTTCGTCTGTACATCGAATCGAGGCTATGCACAGCAGGCGCAGGAGGAGCTTCGCAGACTCATTGGGGCTGACTGCCGGTTCGGTTGGTTAGCTCCGGGTGAGACGTTCACGCTTGAGACGGGAAGCGACCATGAGACTGTGCTACGTCTTGTCAATGACAATGAGCCGATCTTCCTGCGGCACCTGTTCCCTGCCACGGTTCACGTGGAATGGTCCGGTCGGGTGGAGGAGGCGGCGTCAGCTGTGAGGACGCTGCTCGCGCAAGGCGGCGCTTCACTCGTGGCTGGTGCGAATGTCGCTGTGCAGGCTCGCAAGCCGGAGGGTGAGAGCGGTCTGCCCGCGCCTTCCGAGCTGAAGGCTGAGCTCGATGCGCTGCTGGAGCGTGAGGCTGGCTCGGTGCCAGTCGTGCGTAATGCCGATTGGGTGCTGTCTATCTATATGACCGGGCAATCGCTCTATACCGGGCTTGCCCGACCGGAGCAGCAGCTGTCCGATTGGCCGGGCGGAGCTGTTCGATACCGCAGGGAGGACGGACAGATCTCGCGCGCGAAGTTCAAGCTGCTGGAGGCGGAGCAGTCGTTCGGGCTGGATCTTGCCCAATACAGCTCGGCGCTTGATGTCGGTGCAGCTCCCGGAGGCTGGACGAGCCTCTTGCTGGAGCGTGGTCTTGCTGTGACAGCCGTAGACCCTGCGAAGCTCGATCCTTCGTTAGTCGGACATCCGAGACTTACGTATATCGGCAAGACTGCGGACGCCGTCCAGTTCGCGGACGGTCAATTCGATCTGTTCGTCTGCGACATGAGCTGGAGCCCGAGGCAAATGACGAAGCTCGTCAAGTCGCTGCTTCCATCGCTTCAAGCTGGTGGTACGGCCATTATTACGGTCAAGCTCATGCATAAGAAGGCGTTCCAGACGATCCGCGAGGTCGTCGAAGACTTATCTGAGGAGCTGGCGCTGCAGAAGGCGAAGCAGCTGTTCCATAATCGTGAGGAGCTTACGCTGTTTTTCATCCGTAAATAA